The following is a genomic window from Sphingomonas sinipercae.
TTCTTTGAAACGCTGAAGTCCGGCAAGGCCAAGGTCGAACCGGTCGACATGGCCGAAATCGACATCCTCATGCTGCGCAACGACCCGTCGATCGACGCCGAAACGCCGTGGGCGATGGAGGCGGGCATTCTGTTCGGGCGCGAAGCCGCCAAGCGCGGCGTGATCGTCCTCAACGATCCCGACAGCCTGGGCCGGGCGATCAACAAGCTCTATTTCCAAAGCTTTCCGACCGAAGCGCGCGCGGAAACCGTGATCACCCGCCACGCCGACGACATCAAGGCGTTCGCCAAGGATCATGGCGGCAACATCATCCTCAAGCCGCTGCAGGGATCGGGCGGATCGGGCGTGTTCAAGGTCGACGCCAAGTCGAAGTCCAACCTCAACCAGATCATAGAAGCGATTGGCCGCGACGGCTACATCATCGCCCAGGCCTATGTCCCGGCGGCGAAGAAGGGCGACATCCGGCTGTTCCTGATGAATGGCCGGCCGCTGCAGATCGACGGTAAATATGCCGCCCTTCGGCGGGTCGCGTCGGCCGACGACATCCGTTCAAATATCCATGCCGGCGGCACTGCCGAGGCGGTCGAAATCGGGAAGACCGAACTGCACGTGGCCGAACTGATCCGACCAAAGCTGGTTGCCGACGGCATGTTCCTGGTCGGCATCGACATCGTCGGCGACAAGATCCTGGAGGTGAACGTCTTCTCTCCGGGCAACCTCGGCAGCTGCTCGCGGCTCGCCGGGGTCGATTTCTCGGTCCCGATCCTCGAAGCGATGGAACGCAAGGTCGGCATTGCCTCGCAATATGCGAACAGCTTCGACAACCGCCATTTGGCGGTGCTGTAGCGCCACTACGGAACCAGGATCGTGTCGCGGGCCTCCGGCAGCGTTGCCGGATAATCGAGCGTGTAATGAAGGCCCCGGCTTTCGTGGCGGCTTAGTGCGGACCGGACGATCAGGTCGGCGACCTCCACCAGGTTGCGAAGCTCGATCAGGTCCGGCGTAACCCGAAAATTCTTGTAATATTCGGCGACTTCCAGCCGCAGCAGGTCGATCCGCCGCTTGGCGCGCTCGAGCCGCTTGGTGGTCCGAACGATGCCGACGAAATTCCACATGAAGCGGCGGATTTCGCCCCAGATCTGCGTGATGACGACTTCCTCGTCGCTATCGGTGACCCGGCTTTCATCCCAGGCCCGGACTTTCGGCATTGCCGGCAGCGAGTCCCAATTGGCCAATATGTCTTTCGCCGCCGCTTCGCCGAAGACGAGGCATTCCAGCAGGCTGTTCGATGCCAGCCGGTTCGCGCCATGCAGCCCCGACTGGGTCACTTCGCCGGCTGCATAGAGCCCGGCCGCGTCGGTGCGGCCGTTGCGGTCGATCATCACCCCGCCACAGGTGTAATGCTGGGCCGGCACGACCGGGATCGGCTCCCTGGTAATGTCGATGCCAAGGCCAAGCAGCTTCTCGTAGATATTCGGGAAATGCTCGCGGACGAAGGCGGGTTCGCGGTGCGAGATGTCGAGGTGGACGTAATCGAGCCCAAGCCGCTTGATTTCATGGTCGATGGCGCGGGCGACGATATCGCGCGGCGCCAGCTCCGCCCTCTTGTCGAACCGCGGCATGAAGCGCTCACCAGTGGTCGGAAGCTTGAGCTGCCCGCCTTCGCCGCGCACGGCCTCGGTGATCAGGAAGTTCTTGACCTCAAGGTTGTACAGGCAGGTCGGGTGGAATTGCATGAATTCCATATTCG
Proteins encoded in this region:
- the nadB gene encoding L-aspartate oxidase, encoding MSKAFDVLIVGSGAAGLTAALNLAPERKVAVIAKGSLGEGATGWAQGGIAAVLEEGDTFEAHVNDTMIAGAGLNDKAIVEYVVGEAPAAIARLEQLGVPFATEGDGLHLTREGGHSHRRIVHVADATGRAIQTALEKAAAAHPNITLLPDMVAIDLITGRHAADFSTSGQVHGLYAYNKQRRRVEALTGRATVLASGGAGRAYLFSTAPRGATGDGIAMAWRAGCRVSNMEFMQFHPTCLYNLEVKNFLITEAVRGEGGQLKLPTTGERFMPRFDKRAELAPRDIVARAIDHEIKRLGLDYVHLDISHREPAFVREHFPNIYEKLLGLGIDITREPIPVVPAQHYTCGGVMIDRNGRTDAAGLYAAGEVTQSGLHGANRLASNSLLECLVFGEAAAKDILANWDSLPAMPKVRAWDESRVTDSDEEVVITQIWGEIRRFMWNFVGIVRTTKRLERAKRRIDLLRLEVAEYYKNFRVTPDLIELRNLVEVADLIVRSALSRHESRGLHYTLDYPATLPEARDTILVP
- a CDS encoding glutathione synthetase, with product MLIAFFINDLEREHPGYTTTVLAHQATERGHRVCYLTPSDFALQRDDTLHAHARFMPKRKYQDAKEFFETLKSGKAKVEPVDMAEIDILMLRNDPSIDAETPWAMEAGILFGREAAKRGVIVLNDPDSLGRAINKLYFQSFPTEARAETVITRHADDIKAFAKDHGGNIILKPLQGSGGSGVFKVDAKSKSNLNQIIEAIGRDGYIIAQAYVPAAKKGDIRLFLMNGRPLQIDGKYAALRRVASADDIRSNIHAGGTAEAVEIGKTELHVAELIRPKLVADGMFLVGIDIVGDKILEVNVFSPGNLGSCSRLAGVDFSVPILEAMERKVGIASQYANSFDNRHLAVL